A single window of Bacteroidota bacterium DNA harbors:
- a CDS encoding AAA family ATPase, whose protein sequence is MEKRFKFKSLSVYSSDEWMANSTKRYRTVFDKAETTYIRCELALFNKLFDEEDWQTKVIIRCEKIIPGNNEKICELETELKVSKEDNIAYIRDGWGNATQGSFWKKGTYKWIALIDGNVIGEQQFFIEDVGLVTNNSNPYFTIEHIKLYPGDYDGWQQRHRKYLKTFSKATTQYVWAEIKIKALTNSDFNYELFLNYIDDAGQPKAHQSKTGFIDSDKSGFSYTIDLGWGHNNAGSWKDDQYTLEVVFMDVLIGGVTFQCKDVEEEGTPELITSIQQTLSVNSNSTNTTAQSNATAPDKTLEELLEDVQALIGLENVKKSLNENITYLKFNQLRKEKGFDDNSKISLHSVFTGNPGTGKTTIVKMLGKIYNKMGLLSKGHVHEVDRSILVGEYIGQTAPKVKKAIEDARGGILFIDEAYSLSRAGDDSKDFGKEVIEILLKEMSDGPGDIAIIVAGYPKEMNVFLESNPGLKSRFSEYFQFDDYLPEELYQISQYAAKNKQVTIAADADAYLKEQLTDAYRKRNKSFGNARFVHGLIEEAKQNMGVRIMKSGNLENITKEDLSTITVDDLRQVFITEDKKKLNLVVNEKDLQLAMAELNELTGMDNIKQDLNELVKLIKFYNEMGKDVVNKFSLHSVFTGNPGTGKTTLARIIAKIYKALGLLEGGHIVEVDREGLIAGYVGQTALKTQEKVDAAMGGILFIDEAYALAEGGGQHDFGKEAIEVILKRMEDHRGKFGVIVAGYPDNMHKFIEMNPGLKSRFDKLFHFYDYTSDQLMVIADALLKKEGLKMSEEAREHLHKYFTALHEKRDKFFGNARTVRQTIGEVVMKQNLRMAAMATSQRTTEALASLTFDDVKHLQIGESQTKQGLGFRFGTQ, encoded by the coding sequence ATGGAAAAACGTTTTAAATTCAAAAGCCTTTCTGTTTACTCGTCGGATGAATGGATGGCTAATTCAACCAAAAGGTATCGAACCGTATTTGACAAAGCTGAAACAACTTATATTCGTTGTGAGTTAGCTTTATTTAATAAACTTTTTGATGAAGAAGATTGGCAAACAAAAGTGATTATCCGTTGTGAAAAAATCATTCCGGGTAACAACGAAAAAATTTGCGAGTTAGAGACTGAATTAAAAGTTAGCAAGGAAGATAACATTGCATACATCCGCGATGGTTGGGGAAATGCGACGCAGGGTAGTTTCTGGAAAAAAGGAACCTATAAGTGGATAGCGTTGATAGACGGAAACGTTATAGGCGAACAACAATTTTTTATTGAAGATGTGGGTTTGGTGACGAATAATTCGAATCCATACTTTACCATTGAACACATCAAATTATACCCCGGTGATTACGATGGCTGGCAACAACGCCATCGCAAGTATTTAAAAACATTCAGTAAAGCAACCACACAATATGTTTGGGCTGAGATTAAAATTAAAGCGCTTACTAACTCTGATTTTAATTACGAATTATTCTTAAATTATATTGATGATGCGGGTCAACCTAAAGCGCATCAAAGCAAAACCGGTTTCATCGATTCAGATAAAAGCGGATTTTCATACACCATTGATTTAGGCTGGGGTCATAACAACGCAGGTTCATGGAAAGACGACCAGTATACTTTAGAGGTTGTGTTTATGGATGTCTTAATAGGCGGTGTAACTTTCCAATGTAAAGATGTGGAAGAAGAAGGCACTCCTGAACTTATTACTTCAATCCAACAAACCTTGTCGGTTAATTCAAACTCAACGAATACTACAGCACAATCCAACGCAACAGCTCCGGATAAAACATTAGAAGAATTATTGGAAGATGTTCAAGCTTTAATTGGATTAGAAAATGTGAAGAAAAGTTTGAATGAAAACATTACGTATTTAAAATTTAATCAGCTTCGCAAGGAAAAAGGCTTTGATGATAATTCTAAAATCTCATTGCACTCGGTGTTTACGGGAAATCCCGGCACCGGTAAAACTACAATTGTAAAGATGTTGGGCAAGATTTACAACAAGATGGGCTTATTGTCGAAGGGGCATGTGCATGAAGTGGATCGTTCTATTTTAGTTGGTGAATACATTGGGCAAACCGCACCAAAAGTTAAAAAGGCTATCGAAGATGCGCGTGGCGGAATTTTATTTATTGATGAAGCTTATTCATTATCACGTGCCGGCGACGACAGCAAAGATTTTGGGAAAGAAGTGATTGAAATTCTATTGAAAGAAATGAGTGATGGTCCGGGTGATATTGCTATTATAGTAGCAGGGTATCCTAAAGAGATGAATGTGTTTTTGGAAAGTAATCCGGGTCTAAAATCACGTTTCTCTGAATATTTCCAATTCGATGATTACTTGCCGGAGGAATTATATCAAATTTCTCAATACGCAGCAAAAAATAAGCAAGTCACAATTGCCGCTGATGCGGATGCATATTTGAAGGAACAATTAACAGATGCCTATCGTAAACGAAATAAATCTTTTGGTAATGCTCGTTTTGTACATGGCTTAATTGAAGAAGCCAAACAAAACATGGGCGTTCGCATCATGAAATCCGGCAATCTTGAAAATATTACAAAAGAAGATTTGTCGACGATTACTGTGGATGATTTACGACAAGTATTCATCACGGAAGACAAGAAAAAATTGAATCTTGTTGTTAACGAAAAAGATCTTCAATTAGCCATGGCCGAGTTAAACGAACTCACTGGGATGGATAACATAAAACAAGATTTGAACGAATTGGTTAAGCTCATTAAGTTTTATAACGAAATGGGTAAAGATGTAGTCAATAAATTTTCGTTGCATTCCGTTTTTACCGGAAATCCCGGAACCGGAAAAACAACTTTAGCGCGCATCATTGCTAAAATTTATAAAGCGCTTGGACTATTAGAAGGCGGACACATTGTTGAAGTAGATCGTGAGGGACTTATTGCAGGTTATGTAGGACAAACCGCTTTAAAGACACAAGAGAAAGTGGATGCCGCTATGGGTGGAATATTATTCATTGATGAAGCTTATGCTTTGGCAGAAGGCGGTGGACAACATGATTTTGGCAAAGAAGCTATTGAGGTTATCTTAAAACGTATGGAAGATCACCGGGGTAAATTCGGTGTAATTGTAGCAGGCTACCCTGATAATATGCATAAGTTTATTGAAATGAATCCGGGATTAAAATCAAGATTCGATAAATTGTTTCATTTCTATGATTACACTTCCGACCAATTAATGGTGATTGCTGATGCCCTTTTGAAAAAAGAAGGATTAAAAATGTCGGAAGAAGCTCGTGAACATTTACACAAATATTTTACAGCACTTCATGAAAAACGTGATAAGTTTTTTGGCAATGCGCGCACCGTTAGACAAACCATTGGTGAAGTTGTGATGAAACAAAATTTACGAATGGCTGCTATGGCTACTTCTCAGCGAACTACTGAAGCATTAGCATCTCTCACGTTTGATGACGTAAAGCACCTGCAAATTGGCGAATCACAAACCAAGCAAGGATTAGGCTTTAGATTTGGAACACAATAA
- a CDS encoding glycosyltransferase family 4 protein: MKHVVMIIANSPNPSYFKWFAELNHQEKACKLSFVFLHTETPALCETVKAYGVESHILYFNTYISKPLQYIKMVFKLYFLFKKIKPDVVQTNLFDDTLPGMLAAKLAGVKKRVITKQDTGYHVKYAPWVVKYDKFNNRNATHLIAVSEESKEFILKHEEGEANKITMIHHGVDEQFITSASSSQIEFVKNKFNLSGKLVVGTVARYIPLKGYADLIEAAAMLTAEYPHILFLGVGYGAQIDELNLKIKEKNLQNNFVLTDLLDYELMPAVYQCMHIYVHAAQIEPFGFVLPEAMFNKKPIITTRVGAARDVLIHQESAYLINYNSPEEIASGIRFIMNNNLGEEMANKGYNLAKAHFAREFMWNNYKSLFLG, from the coding sequence ATGAAACATGTTGTAATGATAATTGCCAACAGTCCTAATCCGTCCTACTTTAAATGGTTTGCCGAACTGAACCATCAAGAGAAGGCGTGTAAACTTTCCTTCGTTTTTCTACACACTGAAACGCCGGCCTTATGCGAAACTGTAAAAGCTTATGGTGTTGAATCACATATTCTTTATTTTAATACCTATATCAGTAAGCCGCTACAATACATTAAAATGGTTTTTAAGCTTTACTTTTTATTTAAAAAAATAAAGCCGGATGTTGTTCAAACCAATTTATTTGATGATACGCTTCCGGGAATGCTAGCCGCCAAGTTAGCGGGTGTAAAAAAACGCGTCATTACCAAACAAGATACCGGATACCATGTTAAGTATGCGCCTTGGGTGGTTAAATACGACAAATTCAATAATCGCAATGCGACTCACTTAATCGCTGTTTCCGAGGAATCTAAAGAGTTTATTTTAAAACACGAAGAAGGAGAAGCAAATAAAATTACCATGATACATCATGGTGTTGACGAACAATTCATCACCTCAGCAAGTTCTTCACAAATCGAATTCGTTAAAAATAAATTTAATCTGTCAGGAAAACTTGTAGTTGGAACTGTAGCACGCTATATTCCTTTAAAAGGCTATGCCGACTTAATTGAAGCGGCTGCTATGTTAACTGCCGAATACCCTCATATTTTGTTTTTAGGTGTAGGGTATGGTGCGCAAATAGATGAACTTAATTTGAAAATAAAAGAAAAGAACCTTCAAAATAATTTTGTGCTAACCGATTTATTGGACTACGAGCTAATGCCTGCGGTTTATCAATGCATGCATATTTATGTTCACGCCGCGCAAATCGAACCTTTTGGTTTTGTACTACCTGAGGCCATGTTTAACAAAAAACCTATTATTACCACGCGTGTTGGTGCGGCCCGTGATGTATTAATCCATCAAGAAAGTGCCTACTTAATCAATTATAATTCGCCGGAGGAAATTGCAAGCGGAATACGTTTTATTATGAATAATAACCTCGGAGAAGAAATGGCGAACAAAGGCTATAATTTAGCTAAAGCTCATTTTGCGCGTGAATTTATGTGGAATAATTACAAATCGCTTTTTTTAGGTTAA
- a CDS encoding class I SAM-dependent methyltransferase encodes MEHAICIVCSNKQLKPLNSYKGAFLVKCAGCGMVFSQKIPSNEELTKIYTNYPRFTSLPPLTVKRYNELLDKMEPFRRTNNLLDLGCSNGLFLECAKQRGWNVFGTEYAQESIDYCANKNIKVFKSDQLSDDFFKLSFDVVTSFEVIEHINNPNEDMALVNKVLRKGGAFYFTTPNFNSISRIILKEKWNVIDYPEHLSYYTPSSIHFLLNANGYKKNFLITTGISFTRFSQSMNSEAVSKSIPVNDEALRNKIEHNPFLMFAKSTINFILNLFKVGDSLKGFYIKQ; translated from the coding sequence ATGGAACATGCCATTTGCATTGTTTGTAGTAACAAACAACTTAAACCGCTCAATAGCTACAAAGGAGCCTTTTTAGTTAAATGCGCAGGTTGTGGCATGGTTTTCAGTCAGAAAATTCCCTCAAACGAAGAACTCACAAAAATCTATACGAACTACCCTCGCTTTACTTCCTTACCACCATTAACCGTAAAACGTTACAACGAGCTTTTGGATAAAATGGAGCCCTTTAGACGTACCAATAACCTTCTCGATCTTGGCTGCAGTAACGGTTTATTTTTGGAATGTGCTAAACAAAGAGGCTGGAATGTTTTTGGTACCGAATACGCACAAGAATCAATTGATTATTGTGCCAACAAAAATATAAAGGTGTTTAAATCCGACCAATTGTCGGATGATTTCTTTAAACTAAGTTTTGATGTAGTAACCAGCTTTGAAGTTATTGAACACATCAATAACCCAAATGAAGACATGGCTTTGGTAAATAAAGTGCTTCGTAAAGGAGGCGCCTTTTATTTCACTACTCCGAATTTTAACTCCATCAGCCGTATTATATTAAAAGAAAAATGGAATGTTATTGATTATCCCGAACACCTTTCCTATTACACACCATCCTCCATCCATTTTCTCCTCAATGCCAATGGGTATAAAAAGAACTTTTTGATAACAACCGGCATTAGTTTTACCCGATTCAGTCAAAGCATGAATTCTGAGGCGGTTTCCAAAAGCATTCCTGTAAATGACGAAGCTTTAAGAAATAAAATTGAACATAATCCTTTCTTAATGTTCGCAAAAAGTACGATTAACTTTATCCTTAACCTTTTTAAAGTCGGCGATTCCCTAAAGGGTTTTTACATTAAGCAATGA
- a CDS encoding glycosyltransferase, producing the protein MSVIIPAYNAKDFISETIESALRQTHASFELLIINDGSTDGTDKLIDEYALRDSRIRVIHKANSGVSDTRNRGIAEAKGDIVFFLDADDIWNKNNIEEKIKYINIKKTDAVFSACEMIDEKSISFTTYLGGSEDLCLNDMLLSKGNYTTAPSGIAIKKNALIDVGGFDVNLSNNADQDFFIRILAAGYKIGYIPDALWKYRIHSGSMSKNVRLLEKDILYVFNKAARNNLFRSFLFKQKCFAKIYITLAGSWWKNGNNKIRSIYFLMKAFLTYPPELIKFLFK; encoded by the coding sequence GTGTCTGTAATCATTCCGGCTTACAACGCGAAAGATTTCATCTCCGAAACAATTGAATCAGCTCTCAGACAAACTCACGCAAGTTTTGAGCTACTGATAATAAATGATGGCTCAACAGATGGAACTGACAAACTTATTGATGAGTACGCGCTACGTGATTCGCGCATACGCGTTATTCATAAAGCCAACAGCGGCGTTTCCGACACAAGAAATCGCGGGATCGCGGAGGCCAAAGGCGATATCGTTTTTTTTCTTGATGCCGATGATATTTGGAATAAAAACAACATAGAAGAGAAAATAAAATATATAAACATAAAAAAAACCGACGCTGTATTCTCGGCCTGTGAAATGATTGACGAAAAGTCGATTTCATTTACAACTTACTTAGGAGGAAGTGAAGATTTGTGCTTGAATGATATGCTATTGTCTAAAGGCAATTACACAACTGCACCATCCGGAATAGCCATTAAAAAAAATGCTTTAATTGATGTAGGTGGATTTGATGTTAACTTATCCAACAATGCCGATCAGGATTTTTTTATTAGAATTTTAGCCGCGGGCTATAAAATAGGTTACATTCCTGATGCGCTATGGAAATACCGAATTCACTCAGGCAGTATGTCAAAAAATGTTCGCCTTTTAGAGAAAGATATTCTTTATGTTTTTAATAAAGCGGCGCGTAATAATTTATTCCGCTCGTTTTTATTTAAACAAAAGTGTTTTGCGAAAATTTATATCACCTTAGCAGGAAGCTGGTGGAAGAATGGCAATAACAAAATACGGTCGATTTACTTTTTAATGAAAGCTTTCCTAACCTATCCCCCTGAATTAATTAAATTCCTTTTTAAATAA
- a CDS encoding peptidylprolyl isomerase yields MTNSKSLIFSLLILFSLTVYQGQTLSKETVLISTSYGNMKLKLYEETPLHKANFLKLVKSGFYDSLLFHRVINSFMIQGGDPDSKRANDTVLLGNGDIGYWVPAEFNSSIFHKKGVIAAAREGDDVNPKKESSGCQFYIVQGKKYDSLALKKAEIRVNRDVVIKTNYLVGFGGKSKKLKDYYIRLYTQGKNDSLNWAVKQLSDSVSIAEYYKAKRYVFSEKQKKTYESIGGTPHLDNNYTAFGEVIEGLDVIDKIAAVKTDKNDRPKENIRMKISLLEEGKTKK; encoded by the coding sequence ATGACAAATAGTAAAAGCTTAATTTTTAGCCTTTTAATTCTGTTTAGCTTAACCGTTTACCAAGGGCAAACCCTATCAAAGGAGACCGTCTTAATCAGTACCTCTTACGGAAATATGAAACTTAAACTCTATGAGGAAACACCCCTTCATAAAGCCAATTTTTTAAAGCTAGTGAAAAGTGGTTTTTATGATAGCTTATTGTTTCACAGGGTTATAAATAGCTTTATGATTCAGGGTGGCGACCCCGATAGTAAGCGCGCTAACGACACGGTTCTTTTAGGAAACGGAGATATTGGCTATTGGGTTCCGGCCGAATTCAACTCGTCCATTTTTCATAAGAAAGGAGTTATTGCAGCTGCCCGTGAAGGCGATGATGTGAATCCTAAAAAGGAATCTTCGGGTTGTCAATTTTACATTGTACAGGGTAAAAAATACGATTCACTTGCTCTAAAGAAAGCGGAAATAAGAGTGAATCGAGATGTGGTAATTAAAACCAATTATTTGGTGGGCTTTGGAGGTAAAAGTAAAAAACTGAAAGACTATTATATTCGATTGTATACACAAGGGAAAAATGACAGTTTAAATTGGGCCGTTAAACAACTAAGCGATTCGGTTTCTATTGCCGAATATTATAAAGCTAAAAGATATGTTTTTTCCGAAAAGCAAAAGAAAACATATGAATCAATAGGCGGAACACCACACCTTGATAATAATTACACGGCCTTTGGCGAGGTCATTGAAGGACTTGATGTAATCGATAAAATTGCTGCGGTAAAAACAGATAAGAACGACCGGCCAAAAGAAAACATCCGCATGAAAATATCTTTGTTAGAAGAAGGGAAAACAAAAAAATAA
- the galE gene encoding UDP-glucose 4-epimerase GalE — MSQKQSIIVTGGAGYIGSHTIIELLEQTDFDVISIDNYSNSSEKTYERIFSITGQQKRLTHLNINLCHKDELINAFQNINNIAGIIHFAAFKSVPESVSNPLLYYHNNNESLVNVLYLCKEKNINHFIFSSSCSVYGNIDKLPVTENSPFQPAESPYAHTKQIGEEIVKSFTRFTPGFNSVLLRYFNPVGAHKSAQIGELPLGAPTSLVPIITRTAAGIIKEMHVHGSDYETRDGSCIRDYIHVTDIADAHIKALDYILKHKNKNNVSLFNLGTGNGVSVFEAINSFEKISGLKLNYKVGPRRDGDVMAIYANNDLAKKELNWEPKFNIDEMMLSAWKWQQHLSSATTN; from the coding sequence ATGAGTCAAAAACAAAGCATAATCGTTACCGGCGGTGCCGGATACATCGGTTCACACACTATCATAGAACTTCTTGAACAAACAGATTTCGATGTTATTTCAATTGATAATTATTCTAACTCGAGCGAAAAAACATACGAACGGATTTTTTCTATTACCGGGCAACAAAAACGTCTCACACATCTTAATATCAATCTTTGTCATAAGGACGAATTAATTAACGCTTTCCAAAACATAAATAACATAGCCGGCATTATTCATTTTGCCGCTTTTAAATCGGTACCGGAGAGTGTAAGCAACCCGTTATTATATTATCACAACAATAATGAAAGTCTTGTAAATGTGTTGTACTTATGCAAAGAAAAAAACATTAATCACTTTATATTTTCTTCTTCTTGTTCTGTTTATGGTAACATCGATAAACTTCCAGTTACTGAAAATAGTCCTTTCCAACCGGCCGAATCACCTTATGCGCATACGAAACAAATTGGTGAAGAAATTGTAAAATCATTCACGCGGTTTACCCCGGGCTTTAACTCTGTTTTATTACGCTATTTTAATCCGGTTGGCGCCCATAAAAGCGCTCAAATTGGTGAATTACCATTAGGAGCTCCAACAAGTTTAGTTCCTATCATTACCCGAACAGCAGCAGGTATCATTAAAGAAATGCATGTACACGGTAGTGATTATGAAACACGTGATGGCTCATGTATCCGTGATTACATTCATGTAACAGATATTGCAGATGCGCATATCAAAGCATTAGATTACATTTTGAAACATAAAAACAAAAACAATGTAAGTTTATTTAATCTCGGCACCGGAAACGGTGTAAGTGTTTTTGAAGCGATAAATTCTTTTGAAAAAATATCGGGATTAAAACTTAATTATAAAGTTGGGCCACGCCGCGATGGCGATGTGATGGCTATATATGCCAATAATGATTTGGCAAAAAAAGAACTGAACTGGGAACCGAAGTTTAATATAGATGAGATGATGTTGTCTGCATGGAAATGGCAGCAACATTTATCATCAGCAACAACTAATTAA
- a CDS encoding class I SAM-dependent methyltransferase, with amino-acid sequence MELLYPKNWNDYELIDCGNFEKLERFGKFITIRPEPQAVWSKIYDEKEWEKLAHVKFVPKSSSSGEWKKLKQMPDQWTINYRLNGSQQEGELVFRLGLTSFKHVGIFPEQAVNWDSIATFLSKLNKPKFLNLFAYTGGASIAARAAGADVTHVDSIKQVVTWANENMQKSNLDNIRWMVDDALKFVKKEIRRGNKYQGIILDPPAYGHGPNGEKWKLEDNISEMMESVLQLVDEQKHLLILNAYSLGFSAMVPENLLKPFAQKNKSKLTVGELYLPSKSGIKLPLGVWGKLEK; translated from the coding sequence ATGGAATTATTGTACCCTAAAAACTGGAACGATTACGAATTAATTGATTGCGGGAATTTCGAGAAGTTAGAGCGCTTTGGTAAGTTTATTACTATACGTCCTGAACCGCAGGCCGTGTGGTCAAAGATATATGACGAGAAAGAATGGGAAAAGTTAGCGCATGTTAAGTTTGTACCAAAATCAAGTTCCAGCGGCGAATGGAAAAAGCTAAAGCAAATGCCCGATCAATGGACGATTAACTATCGTTTAAACGGAAGTCAGCAAGAGGGCGAGTTAGTGTTTAGGTTAGGCTTAACCTCTTTTAAACATGTGGGTATTTTTCCGGAACAAGCCGTAAATTGGGATAGTATCGCTACGTTTTTATCTAAACTGAATAAACCTAAATTTTTAAATCTGTTTGCATATACCGGAGGCGCATCCATAGCTGCCAGAGCGGCAGGAGCCGATGTTACGCATGTGGATAGTATAAAGCAAGTGGTGACCTGGGCCAATGAGAACATGCAAAAATCCAATTTGGACAACATTCGTTGGATGGTGGATGATGCCTTAAAGTTTGTGAAGAAGGAAATCAGACGAGGAAACAAATATCAAGGAATAATTTTAGATCCTCCTGCTTATGGTCACGGACCAAATGGCGAAAAATGGAAATTGGAAGACAACATCAGTGAAATGATGGAGAGCGTTCTGCAATTGGTAGACGAGCAAAAGCATTTGTTGATTTTGAATGCGTATTCATTGGGCTTCTCCGCCATGGTGCCTGAAAATTTACTTAAGCCATTTGCTCAGAAAAACAAATCGAAACTAACGGTCGGTGAGTTGTACCTTCCATCAAAATCCGGAATAAAATTACCTTTAGGAGTGTGGGGAAAATTAGAAAAATAA
- a CDS encoding glycosyltransferase has product MGSCKKNILILTYWSFKDALIQTYTLPYVHQISETLNDDNKIILLTLEKEPQDSFDVNNKIRVISWLYKPLGIKAAWMWVKYIIKLVRIIREEKINTIHAWCTPAGMIGYVLSVITRKELVIDSFEPHAETMVENGEWKKDSFAFKLLFRFEKLQAHRAKHLIAISSKMHSYAKEKYNLSNKPLFIKPACVNLQLFSIKNIKNPELINELGLKNKIVCVYAGKFGGIYLEKEAFDFFKAAENFWGDRFIALILTSNTEEEIENYRIQSSLKTSSIIRRFVPHAEIANYIGLGDFAFTPVKPIPTKQYCSPIKDGEYWALGLPVVITKNISDDSDIIKQNGIGYVLEHLNDAEYLKAIQLVDSLLKNNSRENLYSKIRSIAETRRNFSISQSIYNAIYH; this is encoded by the coding sequence ATGGGTAGCTGTAAAAAAAATATTTTAATACTAACCTATTGGAGTTTTAAGGACGCCCTCATTCAGACCTATACTTTGCCATATGTACATCAGATTTCTGAAACATTGAATGACGACAATAAAATTATTCTGCTAACGCTTGAGAAAGAACCTCAGGATTCTTTTGATGTCAATAATAAAATTCGTGTAATAAGTTGGCTTTATAAACCGCTTGGTATTAAAGCAGCCTGGATGTGGGTCAAATACATTATTAAATTAGTTCGCATCATTCGCGAAGAAAAAATAAACACCATTCATGCCTGGTGTACCCCTGCCGGTATGATAGGTTATGTTTTATCAGTTATAACCCGAAAAGAATTGGTAATTGATAGCTTTGAACCGCATGCAGAAACAATGGTTGAAAACGGGGAATGGAAAAAAGACAGCTTCGCCTTTAAATTATTGTTTCGTTTTGAAAAACTTCAAGCCCATCGCGCCAAACATCTTATTGCAATCAGCAGCAAAATGCACTCTTATGCAAAAGAAAAATACAACCTCAGTAATAAACCACTCTTTATAAAACCGGCTTGTGTAAACCTGCAGTTATTTTCCATAAAGAATATTAAAAATCCGGAGCTTATAAATGAGCTCGGTCTTAAAAACAAAATCGTTTGTGTTTATGCAGGAAAATTCGGAGGTATTTATTTAGAAAAAGAAGCTTTTGATTTTTTTAAAGCAGCTGAAAATTTTTGGGGTGATAGATTTATTGCTTTGATCTTAACTTCTAATACTGAAGAAGAAATTGAAAACTACAGAATTCAATCATCACTTAAAACATCATCTATCATTCGTCGCTTTGTGCCTCATGCTGAAATTGCAAATTATATTGGCTTAGGTGATTTTGCTTTCACACCGGTAAAGCCAATTCCCACTAAACAATATTGCTCTCCCATAAAAGATGGTGAATATTGGGCTTTAGGCTTACCCGTGGTGATTACCAAAAACATTTCAGATGATAGTGACATCATAAAACAAAATGGAATTGGATATGTATTAGAGCATCTGAATGACGCTGAATATTTAAAAGCGATTCAGTTAGTGGATTCGCTTCTAAAAAACAATTCGCGTGAAAATCTTTATTCAAAGATCAGAAGTATTGCTGAAACAAGGAGAAATTTCTCAATTTCTCAAAGCATTTACAACGCTATTTATCATTAA
- a CDS encoding MFS transporter, with product MQKLQSSFVALISVFFFWGFVAASNGILIPLFKEKFTLSQFQSQLVDLAFYAAYAVGSLIYFFISRAKGDPINKIGYKKALILGLIISAIGSLFFIPAAGLFSYPLLLSALFVIGLGFALQQIVANPFVINFGAPETGSHRLNLAGGINSFGTTIGPVILSYALFGNISAPAAADSSLDAVKTPALILFGLFILCASILWFSKLPVITNTETLDKDLGALKYPQLTLGMLAIFVYVGVEVSIQSNLGALLQMPEIKGIDHTKISHFISLYWGSLMIGRWTGSLAVFNFKPITKRIMQFVTPLIAFAVIFGVNYLRGSNVEDFYFYIPYILIASLIFVLSGDNPARTLLILSLTACVMMIVGLVSTGNLALYSFISGGLFCSVMWPCIFALAINGLGKYTNQGSSLLVMMILGGALIPPFQGFLVDKMNPHSSYIVTVFCFAYLAWYAFKVKSIFAKQGIELKNTTETTH from the coding sequence ATGCAAAAACTACAATCATCATTTGTCGCCCTAATAAGTGTTTTCTTCTTTTGGGGTTTTGTGGCAGCGAGCAACGGAATTCTAATTCCTCTATTCAAAGAAAAATTTACATTATCACAGTTTCAATCGCAATTGGTTGATTTGGCTTTTTATGCGGCTTACGCGGTAGGCTCCCTCATCTATTTTTTTATCTCAAGAGCAAAGGGCGATCCCATCAATAAAATCGGCTATAAAAAAGCCTTGATTCTTGGATTAATCATTTCCGCCATCGGTTCTTTGTTTTTTATTCCTGCTGCCGGTTTATTCTCCTACCCTTTATTGTTAAGCGCTTTGTTTGTAATTGGCTTAGGTTTTGCCTTACAGCAAATCGTTGCCAACCCATTTGTAATTAATTTCGGTGCTCCGGAAACAGGTTCGCATCGCTTAAATTTAGCAGGCGGAATTAATTCTTTTGGCACAACTATTGGTCCTGTAATTTTAAGTTACGCTTTGTTTGGAAATATTTCTGCGCCGGCTGCAGCCGATAGCAGTTTAGACGCTGTAAAAACACCGGCATTAATCCTATTTGGCTTGTTTATTTTATGTGCTTCCATTCTCTGGTTTTCAAAACTTCCTGTTATAACCAATACCGAAACCTTGGATAAAGATTTAGGCGCATTAAAATATCCTCAACTTACATTGGGTATGTTGGCCATTTTCGTTTACGTGGGCGTTGAAGTTTCCATTCAAAGTAACCTTGGAGCTTTATTACAAATGCCTGAAATTAAAGGCATCGACCATACAAAAATTTCACACTTTATATCATTGTATTGGGGAAGTTTAATGATTGGCAGGTGGACCGGCTCATTGGCAGTTTTCAATTTTAAACCAATAACCAAACGCATTATGCAGTTTGTTACACCATTAATTGCCTTTGCCGTTATTTTTGGAGTAAATTATTTACGCGGAAGCAATGTGGAAGATTTCTATTTCTACATTCCTTACATCCTAATTGCTTCGCTGATTTTTGTTTTGTCGGGCGACAATCCGGCTCGTACCTTATTGATTTTGTCATTAACCGCTTGTGTGATGATGATTGTTGGTTTAGTAAGTACAGGCAACCTTGCGCTTTACTCATTTATTAGCGGAGGCTTGTTTTGTTCTGTGATGTGGCCTTGCATTTTTGCCCTAGCTATTAACGGTCTGGGAAAATACACCAATCAAGGTTCCTCATTATTAGTTATGATGATTTTAGGAGGTGCTTTAATTCCACCGTTTCAAGGATTTTTGGTGGATAAAATGAACCCACACAGTTCATACATTGTTACTGTGTTTTGTTTTGCCTACCTTGCATGGTACGCCTTTAAGGTGAAATCCATTTTCGCGAAACAAGGAATTGAATTAAAAAACACAACCGAAACAACGCATTAA